TCTTCAAACCACTGGCCCAGGTACTGTTTGCGGGTTTCCAGGGTGGTCACGGGGTACAGGTCGTAGCCCATGATGTACGGCGTGGGCGCGTGGGCCAGGGTAGGAATCAGGTCGGCCACGTACACCAGCATCTGCCCGCCTGCGCGCAGCACCACGCCCTGCTGGCCCAGGTTGTGGCCGGGCAGGGGCAGCACGCTCAGACCGGGGCGCAGTTCGTGTTCGCCGTCCACCACCTCAAACAGGCCCGCGTCGGCAATGGGGTCAATGGTGGCCGGAACGTAGCTGGCGCGGTTGCGCTCGTGGGTGTGGCGGGCGTCACGCAGCTCCTGCGCCTGCACCACGTAGCGGGCGTTCGGAAAGGTGGGCTCGCCCGTCAGGGTCACGTTGCGCCCGGCGTGGTCAAAGTGCAGGTGGGTGTTGATGACAAGGTGAATGTCCCCGGGGCCCAGGCCCAGGGCGTCCAGGCCCCGGAACACCGTTTCATCGCGCTCCAGGGCGTACATGCCTTCAAACTTCTCGCCGCCCTGGTCCCAGAAGCCGGTTTCCACCAGAATGTTCTCGTCTCCCAGCTGAATCAGCAGCGGGTTGATGCGCAGCCGGATGCGGTTGAGGTCGTCGGCGGGGGCCACGCGGTCCCACAGGACTTTGGGCACGCTGCCAAACATGGCGCCGCCGTC
The window above is part of the Deinococcus arcticus genome. Proteins encoded here:
- a CDS encoding MBL fold metallo-hydrolase → MTWHQERQLGDVRVHSLTDGQFRLDGGAMFGSVPKVLWDRVAPADDLNRIRLRINPLLIQLGDENILVETGFWDQGGEKFEGMYALERDETVFRGLDALGLGPGDIHLVINTHLHFDHAGRNVTLTGEPTFPNARYVVQAQELRDARHTHERNRASYVPATIDPIADAGLFEVVDGEHELRPGLSVLPLPGHNLGQQGVVLRAGGQMLVYVADLIPTLAHAPTPYIMGYDLYPVTTLETRKQYLGQWFEEGALICTPHDPDAAFAKLRANPKGGFVLEGV